The following nucleotide sequence is from Triticum dicoccoides isolate Atlit2015 ecotype Zavitan chromosome 7B, WEW_v2.0, whole genome shotgun sequence.
CACCAGGCCGACAGGGTCATACTTTTGAATATATTTTTTCCATTCAGTGCTATAGTTTCTGAATTTGCTATAAAAAAAGtcatagttttgaaaaaataatCGTCTCTGACTTGCCTTTTTTTCTACTGCATAAGGAGAACAGCGTAGGTCCCTGACTTCACTCGTGCAAGTCACAGGATCCGGCTCCGAAACTTTCCCCAATCCTCAAACCTCAGCTAGCTCACGAACACGAAAATCATCGGCGACAGAGGAGATTTTGGATCGGTGCGGCGGTGCGGCTGAGCAAGGGCAGCGGCTGGGTTGAGGTACGGCTCCGATCCACGCCCCTTCCTCCCcggtctcctccctccctccctcattTGTTTCCCGGCGGCGCGTGCGGATAGCGGGGAGCTCAAGCTGCGCGGAACGCGGAGTTCTCCGGCGGCGGGGCACGCATCTTCCCGTAACGGGGAGCGCCACTCCTATTCCGTCGAGCGTGGCGGGGATCACATCTTGCTCTGCTCTGCTctctgctctctgctctctctctgctctctgctgtctgctctctgctctctgctctctctctgctctctctctctctctctcagtatgTGGCCTAACTTCCGTCTCAGACGATTTTCCTGCAGCTAGCACGGAGAAGCAACAATGCTGGTGGCACCGAGCCGGCGAGGAGAAGCAGCAGCGCACTCTTCGTCTGCGGTGGACAACATCGCCCCCAGCGGCGGGTCTTCGCCTGCTGCGTCGGCCATCGTCGCGCCGGCTGTGTCCGGGTCGCACGTCGTCAAGATAGACGGCTACTCCCGCATCAAGGGGCTTGGCAACGGCAAATGCATCGCGTCGGAGTCTTTCACCATCGGAGGCCATCGATGGTGTATGCACTTCTACCCAGACGGCGATCGGACTGAAGACGCAGATTGGATATCCATTTTTCTGTGCCATACAGATCGAACTGATGCTAGTGAAGTCAAAGCAGAGTTCAAGATCAGTTTGCTTGACCAGGACAGGCAACCAGTGGCATTGCACGGCAGATGCATACACACCTTCTCCAGCAAAGATTATACGTGCGGCTTCCGTTGGTTCATCAAAAGAAAGGACTTGGAGGAATCCACTTACCTTAAGGATGATGTTTTCAGCATCAGGTTCGATGTCACCGTCTCAAAGGAGATCTTCACCGAGCTAATCCTGCCGCATGTGGTCGTGCCACCGTCCAACATGCACCAGCATCTTGGACAACTGCTCCTGGCCGGCGAGGCGGCCGATGTTACCTTCGAGGTCGGAGGCGAGACATTTGCCGCGCACAGGTGCATACTCGCAGCTCGTTCGTCGGTCTTCAAGGCGGAGCTCCTCGGCCCCATGAAGGAGAAGACCGCAACTCGCGTTCTGATCGACGGCATGGAAGCCATGGTGTTCAAGGCTTTGCTCCACTTCATCTACACCGATTCGCTGCCCGCGATCGGCGAGGGCGACACGGCGGCCATTGCTCAGCATTTGCTGGTTGTTGGAGTTCTATCCACATGATcaatcacatcaaatcacgataAACACGCACACGAAAAACTGATAGCCAAGGCCTTTGTCGTGCCCTTATTTTTCCTCTTTATTACTTTATGATTTTTCTTCACGGTGTTACAAAAGACTCACGCCCaagtgcatatatatatatatatatatatatatatatatgcagatAGCCGCCGACTCAACACCTCCTAAACCTACAC
It contains:
- the LOC119335715 gene encoding BTB/POZ and MATH domain-containing protein 2-like, with the protein product MLVAPSRRGEAAAHSSSAVDNIAPSGGSSPAASAIVAPAVSGSHVVKIDGYSRIKGLGNGKCIASESFTIGGHRWCMHFYPDGDRTEDADWISIFLCHTDRTDASEVKAEFKISLLDQDRQPVALHGRCIHTFSSKDYTCGFRWFIKRKDLEESTYLKDDVFSIRFDVTVSKEIFTELILPHVVVPPSNMHQHLGQLLLAGEAADVTFEVGGETFAAHRCILAARSSVFKAELLGPMKEKTATRVLIDGMEAMVFKALLHFIYTDSLPAIGEGDTAAIAQHLLVVGVLST